From Channa argus isolate prfri chromosome 18, Channa argus male v1.0, whole genome shotgun sequence, the proteins below share one genomic window:
- the strbp gene encoding spermatid perinuclear RNA-binding protein isoform X2 has translation MRSFRSFSNDDRHVMAKHSTIYPSSQELEAVQTLVSTVERALKHVSDWLDQTNTEVHSQIDSQPTDSTEEDDPGDEPCNEINDSYRDSSSGGVLCGVMRIGLVAKGLLIKGDMDLELVLMCRDKPTQTLLDTVCHNLPTQIELTEEKYEVTSSLSEAAILVQATTEPKLILKITLTSPAMREDEEEEEEEEDEKEDEEEEELGEEVENGEEREGATVEKEEEEQEKKDERVLGAAAHTVEAEEEEGEVLDRHRCLLALAALRHAKWFQARVNGLKSCVIILRILRDMCNRHPIWEPLNGWPLELICEKAIATCNRPLGAGEALRRVMECLASGILLPGGPGLHDPCEKEPTNTLANMTDQQAEAITYSAQHALRLMAFGQIYKVLEMEPLPSNKPSQKYPWPEKEGLGLKRPYEDGAMDDKDLIKKMKRNLRKVLDSKAIDSNQPMNALMRLNQIRPGLQYRLLSQSGPVHAPVFTMSVDLDGIVYEASGSSKKTAKLHVAVKVLQAMGYPTGFDSDLDPMSSDEKSDGEGKSESSHTSNNPTHSSDSSNTLEVRTQGPILTASGKNPVMELNEKRRGLKYELISESGGSHDKRFVMEVEVDGQKFRGAGPNKKVAKASAALAALEKLFSGPNAAANKKKKILPQTKGALAAAAAASAVAAQVARGRGRAALARGAFISAAAPGYVTPGFGTPYGYSPAAAAAPAYGGLFIDNPFYQPRTIAPFIIHLGPQDLFSDF, from the exons AGGTCCTTCCGTTCTTTTAGTAATGATGACCGCCATGTCATGGCAAAACACTCCACCATTTACCCATCCTCTCAAGAGCTGGAGGCAGTTCAGACGCTAGTGTCCACTGTCGAGAGGGCCCTCAAACATGTTTCCGATTGGCTGGATCAGACCAACACTGAAGTCCACAGCCAGATTGATAGCCAACccacagacagcacagaggagGATGACCCTGGAGATGAGCCCTGCaatgaaataaatgacagtTACAG ggacTCCAGCAGTGGTGGCGTGCTGTGTGGAGTGATGAGGATTGGTCTGGTGGCCAAAGGCCTCCTCATAAAAGGTGACATGGACCTGGAGCTGGTGCTGATGTGCAGAGACAAACCAACACAGACACTGCTGGACACTGTCTGTCACAATTTACCCACACAGATAGAG CTGACGGAAGAGAAATATGAGGTCACAAGCTCCTTATCTGAGGCTGCCATCTTGGTACAAGCTACAACAGAGCCCAAACTCATACTGAAGATTACCCTCACCTCACCTGCCATGAgggaagatgaggaagaagaagaggaagaagaagacgaaaaagaagacgaagaagaggaggagttgGGGGAAGAGGTGGAGAATggggaagaaagagagggagccACAGtggagaaggaagaggaagagcaggagaaGAAGGATGAGCGAG TGTTGGGTGCTGCTGCGCACACAGTggaggctgaggaggaggagggggaggtgcTGGATAGACACAGATGTCTGTTGGCCCTGGCAGCGCTGCGACACGCCAAGTGGTTCCAG GCTCGAGTGAACGGGCTTAAGTCCTGCGTTATTATTCTCAGGATACTAAGAGACATGTGCAATAGACACCCCATCTGGGAGCCTCTCAATGGATGG CCCTTAGAGCTTATCTGTGAGAAGGCAATTGCTACCTGCAACAGACCTCTTGGGGCAGGAGAAGCCCTCCGTCGAGTCATGGAGTGTCTGGCCTCAGGCATACTGCTACCAG GTGGTCCGGGTTTACATGACCCATGTGAGAAAGAGCCAACAAACACACTAGCCAACATGACCGACCAGCAGGCTGAGGCCATTACCTACAGtgcacag CATGCTCTCAGACTTATGGCTTTTGGACAGATCTACAAAGTCTTGGAGATGGAGCCTCTTCCCTCAAATAAACCATCACAGAAATATCCTTGGCCTGAAAAAgaag GCTTAGGTCTAAAGAGACCATATGAAGATGGAGCAATGGATGACAAGGACCTCATTAAGAAGATGAAAAGGAATCTAAGGAAAG TCCTGGACAGTAAAGCCATAGACTCCAACCAGCCAATGAATGCCCTGATGCGTTTGAACCAGATCCGGCCGGGGCTGCAGTATCGCCTGCTGTCCCAGTCGGGACCGGTTCATGCTCCAGTCTTTACCATGTCTGTGGATCTGGATGGAATTGTTTATGAAGCATCTGGATCTTCCAAGAAGACTGCCAAGCTCCATGTTGCTGTCAAG GTTCTCCAGGCGATGGGCTATCCAACAGGTTTTGACTCAGACCTGGACCCAATGAGCTCGGATGAAAAGTCGGATGGTGAGGGGAAGAGCGAGTCCTCACACACTAGCAATAACCCAACACACTCCTCGGACAGTTCTAACACACTagag GTGCGAACTCAGGGTCCCATACTGACAGCAAGTGGGAAGAATCCCGTCATGGAGCTAAATGAGAAGAGACGAGGCCTCAAATATGAACTCATCTCTGAAAGTGGAGGCAGCCATGACAAACGCTTTGTTATGGAG GTGGAGGTTGATGGGCAGAAATTTCGTGGGGCAGGCCCCAACAAAAAGGTAGCAAAGGCCAGCGCTGCTCTAGCAGCTCTGGAAAAACTCTTCTCTGGTCCCAACGCAGctgcaaacaagaaaaagaagatacTGCCTCAG actaAAGGAgctctggcagcagcagcagcagcctcagcaGTAGCAGCTCAGGTagccagaggaagaggaagagcagcCCTCGCAAGAGGAGCCTTTATCAGTGCGGCCGCACCTGGATATGTTACTCCAG GCTTTGGGACGCCGTATGGCTACAGCCccgctgcagcagctgctcctgCATACG GTGGTCTTTTCATTGACAATCCCTTCTACCAGCCGCGGACCATTGCTCCTTTTATCATTCACCTGGGTCCCCAGGATCTCTTCTCTGACTTCTAA
- the strbp gene encoding spermatid perinuclear RNA-binding protein isoform X1, which yields MRSFRSFSNDDRHVMAKHSTIYPSSQELEAVQTLVSTVERALKHVSDWLDQTNTEVHSQIDSQPTDSTEEDDPGDEPCNEINDSYRDSSSGGVLCGVMRIGLVAKGLLIKGDMDLELVLMCRDKPTQTLLDTVCHNLPTQIEKLTEEKYEVTSSLSEAAILVQATTEPKLILKITLTSPAMREDEEEEEEEEDEKEDEEEEELGEEVENGEEREGATVEKEEEEQEKKDERVLGAAAHTVEAEEEEGEVLDRHRCLLALAALRHAKWFQARVNGLKSCVIILRILRDMCNRHPIWEPLNGWPLELICEKAIATCNRPLGAGEALRRVMECLASGILLPGGPGLHDPCEKEPTNTLANMTDQQAEAITYSAQHALRLMAFGQIYKVLEMEPLPSNKPSQKYPWPEKEGLGLKRPYEDGAMDDKDLIKKMKRNLRKVLDSKAIDSNQPMNALMRLNQIRPGLQYRLLSQSGPVHAPVFTMSVDLDGIVYEASGSSKKTAKLHVAVKVLQAMGYPTGFDSDLDPMSSDEKSDGEGKSESSHTSNNPTHSSDSSNTLEVRTQGPILTASGKNPVMELNEKRRGLKYELISESGGSHDKRFVMEVEVDGQKFRGAGPNKKVAKASAALAALEKLFSGPNAAANKKKKILPQTKGALAAAAAASAVAAQVARGRGRAALARGAFISAAAPGYVTPGFGTPYGYSPAAAAAPAYGGLFIDNPFYQPRTIAPFIIHLGPQDLFSDF from the exons AGGTCCTTCCGTTCTTTTAGTAATGATGACCGCCATGTCATGGCAAAACACTCCACCATTTACCCATCCTCTCAAGAGCTGGAGGCAGTTCAGACGCTAGTGTCCACTGTCGAGAGGGCCCTCAAACATGTTTCCGATTGGCTGGATCAGACCAACACTGAAGTCCACAGCCAGATTGATAGCCAACccacagacagcacagaggagGATGACCCTGGAGATGAGCCCTGCaatgaaataaatgacagtTACAG ggacTCCAGCAGTGGTGGCGTGCTGTGTGGAGTGATGAGGATTGGTCTGGTGGCCAAAGGCCTCCTCATAAAAGGTGACATGGACCTGGAGCTGGTGCTGATGTGCAGAGACAAACCAACACAGACACTGCTGGACACTGTCTGTCACAATTTACCCACACAGATAGAG AAGCTGACGGAAGAGAAATATGAGGTCACAAGCTCCTTATCTGAGGCTGCCATCTTGGTACAAGCTACAACAGAGCCCAAACTCATACTGAAGATTACCCTCACCTCACCTGCCATGAgggaagatgaggaagaagaagaggaagaagaagacgaaaaagaagacgaagaagaggaggagttgGGGGAAGAGGTGGAGAATggggaagaaagagagggagccACAGtggagaaggaagaggaagagcaggagaaGAAGGATGAGCGAG TGTTGGGTGCTGCTGCGCACACAGTggaggctgaggaggaggagggggaggtgcTGGATAGACACAGATGTCTGTTGGCCCTGGCAGCGCTGCGACACGCCAAGTGGTTCCAG GCTCGAGTGAACGGGCTTAAGTCCTGCGTTATTATTCTCAGGATACTAAGAGACATGTGCAATAGACACCCCATCTGGGAGCCTCTCAATGGATGG CCCTTAGAGCTTATCTGTGAGAAGGCAATTGCTACCTGCAACAGACCTCTTGGGGCAGGAGAAGCCCTCCGTCGAGTCATGGAGTGTCTGGCCTCAGGCATACTGCTACCAG GTGGTCCGGGTTTACATGACCCATGTGAGAAAGAGCCAACAAACACACTAGCCAACATGACCGACCAGCAGGCTGAGGCCATTACCTACAGtgcacag CATGCTCTCAGACTTATGGCTTTTGGACAGATCTACAAAGTCTTGGAGATGGAGCCTCTTCCCTCAAATAAACCATCACAGAAATATCCTTGGCCTGAAAAAgaag GCTTAGGTCTAAAGAGACCATATGAAGATGGAGCAATGGATGACAAGGACCTCATTAAGAAGATGAAAAGGAATCTAAGGAAAG TCCTGGACAGTAAAGCCATAGACTCCAACCAGCCAATGAATGCCCTGATGCGTTTGAACCAGATCCGGCCGGGGCTGCAGTATCGCCTGCTGTCCCAGTCGGGACCGGTTCATGCTCCAGTCTTTACCATGTCTGTGGATCTGGATGGAATTGTTTATGAAGCATCTGGATCTTCCAAGAAGACTGCCAAGCTCCATGTTGCTGTCAAG GTTCTCCAGGCGATGGGCTATCCAACAGGTTTTGACTCAGACCTGGACCCAATGAGCTCGGATGAAAAGTCGGATGGTGAGGGGAAGAGCGAGTCCTCACACACTAGCAATAACCCAACACACTCCTCGGACAGTTCTAACACACTagag GTGCGAACTCAGGGTCCCATACTGACAGCAAGTGGGAAGAATCCCGTCATGGAGCTAAATGAGAAGAGACGAGGCCTCAAATATGAACTCATCTCTGAAAGTGGAGGCAGCCATGACAAACGCTTTGTTATGGAG GTGGAGGTTGATGGGCAGAAATTTCGTGGGGCAGGCCCCAACAAAAAGGTAGCAAAGGCCAGCGCTGCTCTAGCAGCTCTGGAAAAACTCTTCTCTGGTCCCAACGCAGctgcaaacaagaaaaagaagatacTGCCTCAG actaAAGGAgctctggcagcagcagcagcagcctcagcaGTAGCAGCTCAGGTagccagaggaagaggaagagcagcCCTCGCAAGAGGAGCCTTTATCAGTGCGGCCGCACCTGGATATGTTACTCCAG GCTTTGGGACGCCGTATGGCTACAGCCccgctgcagcagctgctcctgCATACG GTGGTCTTTTCATTGACAATCCCTTCTACCAGCCGCGGACCATTGCTCCTTTTATCATTCACCTGGGTCCCCAGGATCTCTTCTCTGACTTCTAA
- the strbp gene encoding spermatid perinuclear RNA-binding protein isoform X3 translates to MRSFRSFSNDDRHVMAKHSTIYPSSQELEAVQTLVSTVERALKHVSDWLDQTNTEVHSQIDSQPTDSTEEDDPGDEPCNEINDSYRDSSSGGVLCGVMRIGLVAKGLLIKGDMDLELVLMCRDKPTQTLLDTVCHNLPTQIEKLTEEKYEVTSSLSEAAILVQATTEPKLILKITLTSPAMREDEEEEEEEEDEKEDEEEEELGEEVENGEEREGATVEKEEEEQEKKDERVLGAAAHTVEAEEEEGEVLDRHRCLLALAALRHAKWFQARVNGLKSCVIILRILRDMCNRHPIWEPLNGWPLELICEKAIATCNRPLGAGEALRRVMECLASGILLPGGPGLHDPCEKEPTNTLANMTDQQAEAITYSAQHALRLMAFGQIYKVLEMEPLPSNKPSQKYPWPEKEGLGLKRPYEDGAMDDKDLIKKMKRNLRKVLDSKAIDSNQPMNALMRLNQIRPGLQYRLLSQSGPVHAPVFTMSVDLDGIVYEASGSSKKTAKLHVAVKVLQAMGYPTGFDSDLDPMSSDEKSDGEGKSESSHTSNNPTHSSDSSNTLEVRTQGPILTASGKNPVMELNEKRRGLKYELISESGGSHDKRFVMEVEVDGQKFRGAGPNKKVAKASAALAALEKLFSGPNAAANKKKKILPQTKGALAAAAAASAVAAQVARGRGRAALARGAFISAAAPGYVTPGFGTPYGYSPAAAAAPAYGLPKRMLLLPVMKVPAYPVSHYHFF, encoded by the exons AGGTCCTTCCGTTCTTTTAGTAATGATGACCGCCATGTCATGGCAAAACACTCCACCATTTACCCATCCTCTCAAGAGCTGGAGGCAGTTCAGACGCTAGTGTCCACTGTCGAGAGGGCCCTCAAACATGTTTCCGATTGGCTGGATCAGACCAACACTGAAGTCCACAGCCAGATTGATAGCCAACccacagacagcacagaggagGATGACCCTGGAGATGAGCCCTGCaatgaaataaatgacagtTACAG ggacTCCAGCAGTGGTGGCGTGCTGTGTGGAGTGATGAGGATTGGTCTGGTGGCCAAAGGCCTCCTCATAAAAGGTGACATGGACCTGGAGCTGGTGCTGATGTGCAGAGACAAACCAACACAGACACTGCTGGACACTGTCTGTCACAATTTACCCACACAGATAGAG AAGCTGACGGAAGAGAAATATGAGGTCACAAGCTCCTTATCTGAGGCTGCCATCTTGGTACAAGCTACAACAGAGCCCAAACTCATACTGAAGATTACCCTCACCTCACCTGCCATGAgggaagatgaggaagaagaagaggaagaagaagacgaaaaagaagacgaagaagaggaggagttgGGGGAAGAGGTGGAGAATggggaagaaagagagggagccACAGtggagaaggaagaggaagagcaggagaaGAAGGATGAGCGAG TGTTGGGTGCTGCTGCGCACACAGTggaggctgaggaggaggagggggaggtgcTGGATAGACACAGATGTCTGTTGGCCCTGGCAGCGCTGCGACACGCCAAGTGGTTCCAG GCTCGAGTGAACGGGCTTAAGTCCTGCGTTATTATTCTCAGGATACTAAGAGACATGTGCAATAGACACCCCATCTGGGAGCCTCTCAATGGATGG CCCTTAGAGCTTATCTGTGAGAAGGCAATTGCTACCTGCAACAGACCTCTTGGGGCAGGAGAAGCCCTCCGTCGAGTCATGGAGTGTCTGGCCTCAGGCATACTGCTACCAG GTGGTCCGGGTTTACATGACCCATGTGAGAAAGAGCCAACAAACACACTAGCCAACATGACCGACCAGCAGGCTGAGGCCATTACCTACAGtgcacag CATGCTCTCAGACTTATGGCTTTTGGACAGATCTACAAAGTCTTGGAGATGGAGCCTCTTCCCTCAAATAAACCATCACAGAAATATCCTTGGCCTGAAAAAgaag GCTTAGGTCTAAAGAGACCATATGAAGATGGAGCAATGGATGACAAGGACCTCATTAAGAAGATGAAAAGGAATCTAAGGAAAG TCCTGGACAGTAAAGCCATAGACTCCAACCAGCCAATGAATGCCCTGATGCGTTTGAACCAGATCCGGCCGGGGCTGCAGTATCGCCTGCTGTCCCAGTCGGGACCGGTTCATGCTCCAGTCTTTACCATGTCTGTGGATCTGGATGGAATTGTTTATGAAGCATCTGGATCTTCCAAGAAGACTGCCAAGCTCCATGTTGCTGTCAAG GTTCTCCAGGCGATGGGCTATCCAACAGGTTTTGACTCAGACCTGGACCCAATGAGCTCGGATGAAAAGTCGGATGGTGAGGGGAAGAGCGAGTCCTCACACACTAGCAATAACCCAACACACTCCTCGGACAGTTCTAACACACTagag GTGCGAACTCAGGGTCCCATACTGACAGCAAGTGGGAAGAATCCCGTCATGGAGCTAAATGAGAAGAGACGAGGCCTCAAATATGAACTCATCTCTGAAAGTGGAGGCAGCCATGACAAACGCTTTGTTATGGAG GTGGAGGTTGATGGGCAGAAATTTCGTGGGGCAGGCCCCAACAAAAAGGTAGCAAAGGCCAGCGCTGCTCTAGCAGCTCTGGAAAAACTCTTCTCTGGTCCCAACGCAGctgcaaacaagaaaaagaagatacTGCCTCAG actaAAGGAgctctggcagcagcagcagcagcctcagcaGTAGCAGCTCAGGTagccagaggaagaggaagagcagcCCTCGCAAGAGGAGCCTTTATCAGTGCGGCCGCACCTGGATATGTTACTCCAG GCTTTGGGACGCCGTATGGCTACAGCCccgctgcagcagctgctcctgCATACG GTTTACCCAAGAGAATGCTTCTGTTGCCTGTCATGAAAGTGCCAGCCTACCCTGTCTCCCACTACCACTTTTTTTAG